In the Arachis ipaensis cultivar K30076 chromosome B10, Araip1.1, whole genome shotgun sequence genome, one interval contains:
- the LOC107623153 gene encoding uncharacterized protein LOC107623153, giving the protein MKPQSWKWLTRKKSGLADGGKSSFKMKPLPFMAVLCTVMLFIVYRTTKYQYHQEEIDKRWNLWGEGKGYSTTSGKLRALPQGIIHANSDLELRPLWSRSSSRSKASAYTNRNLLAVPVGIKQKHNVDAMVQKFLPENFTITLFHYDGNVNGWRDLNWSSKAIHIVAVNQTKWWFAKRFLHPDIVSIYDYVFLWDEDLGVEHFSPSRYLKIIKEEGLEISQPALDPNSTEIHHRITIRSRTKKFHRRVYERRGSTRCSDASEGPPCTGFVEGMAPVFSRSAWYCTWHLIQNDLVHGWGMDMKLGYCAQGDRTKNVGVVDSEYVVHKGIQTLGGSGPDTQKGSRLKKTTTRQGGAAIDVRTEIRRQSTWELETFKERWNKATAEDKSWVDPFPNKSNQRRVRRRRSGSQS; this is encoded by the exons ATGAAGCCTCAATCATGGAAATGGCTGACGAGAAAAAAGAGTGGCTTGGCTGATGGG GGAAAGTCGAGTTTCAAGATGAAACCTTTGCCTTTTATGGCAGTTTTGTGTACAGTAATGCTATTCATTGTGTATAGAACTACAAAATATCAGTATCACCAAGAAGAG ATAGACAAGAGATGGAATTTATGGGGAGAAGGAAAG GGATATTCTACAACTTCAGGGAAGTTGAGAGCCTTGCCGCAAGGTATAATACATGCTAATTCAGATCTTGAGTTAAGGCCCTTGTGGTCAAGAAGTAGTTCGAGGTCAAAG GCTAGTGCTTACACCAACCGTAACTTGCTGGCAGTTCCAGTTGGTATTAAACAAAAGCATAATGTTGATGCCATGGTGCAAAAG TTTCTTCCCGAAAATTTTACTATTACTTTATTCCATTATGATGGCAATGTGAATGGATGGAGGGACCTTAATTGGAGTAGCAAGGCCATACACATTGTTGCTGTAAATCAAACAAAGTG GTGGTTTGCTAAAAGATTTCTGCATCCTGATATAGTGTCTATTTATGATTATGTCTTTCTTTGGGATGAGGATTTAGGAGTGGAGCATTTTTCTCCTTCAAG ATACCTTAAAATTATTAAGGAAGAAGGTTTAGAGATATCTCAACCTGCCCTTGACCCAAATTCAACAGAGATACATCATAGAATTACAATTAGATCTAGAACCAAGAAATTTCACAG AAGAGTTTATGAACGTAGAGGCAGTACGAGGTGTTCAGATGCAAGTGAAGGGCCACCATGCACCGG GTTTGTCGAAGGTATGGCCCCAGTTTTCTCTCGATCTGCCTGGTATTGTACTTGGCATCTTATACAG AATGATCTTGTCCATGGGTGGGGAATGGATATGAAACTAGGATATTGTGCACAG GGAGATCGAACAAAAAACGTTGGAGTAGTTGATAGCGAATACGTTGTTCATAAGGGAATACAAACTTTGGGTGGGAGTGGTCCTGATACACAAAAG GGTTCAAGACTTAAAAAAACAACAACG AGACAAGGTGGAGCAGCAATAGATGTGAGAACTGAG ATACGAAGACAGTCGACGTGGGAACTTGAAACCTTTAAAGAGCGCTGGAACAAAGCTACGGCCGAAGACAAAAGCTGGGTCGATCCGTTTCCAAACAAGAGTAACCAACGGCGGGTAAGAAGACGGCGCAGTGGCTCGCAGTCTTAA